The genomic segment ACCCAGAACCGTTCTCCATCGACCGATTCACCCCGGAGCCACACGGCGGTTCCGTCAGGGAGTGGTCCAATCTCCACCGCGAAGTCGATTTCCGGGTGGCCGTCAGCCTGGAACTGTCGGATGGGCTTTCCACCCGCCATCAACTCCACACGCCGCAGCGCGTGCTCGGCGGCCACGAATCCGCGAACGGGGTACTTCGCGCCCGGTTTCGAGGAGAGCGTCTCGCCCGGGAGGCGGTCCCCGACGCGGAAGTCGAGGAGAAACCGCTCGCCGGAAGTGGCGTAGGTCCGCCCGTCGCGGAGTGCCTCGAAGAGATCCGCACGACCCGAAGACTTCGCGATGACCGCGGTCAACCCGCCGGGGTAGGTGGCGTCGCGGATCGGCGGCGGGGAGGGATTCCCCGGTGTGGAGAGATGCGTATCGCTGAATGCGGCGAAGGAGAGCCGAAGCCCCCGGCGGAGCGCATCGACCGCGGTTCGGCCTTCCGCCGGGTCGGAGGTGGGGCGGAAGTCCGGGTCGCCGTCCATGGTCCCGTGCCCGGAGTAGATCTCAATCAGGCGATCGAATCCACCGACGACCGAATCCCACTGAATCGTGGGGGTCAGGCGCGACCCCACCGGATGCGCGATCACCGAGAACGCGCCGGTTCCGCGGAGCGCTTCTGCCAGTGCCGCGGGCGTGTCGGCTTCCTGATACGAGACGAACCGGCTCCGGTCATCCGGGAAGAAGATCACGCGGTGCCCATGGACCCGAGAGGACCATTCCCAGCCGAGAAAGGTGGTGAATCCGTCGCACCGGGCGGCGCGTGCCTGCGCGGCGATCCGATCCCAGCCGTCCGGGGAGGTGTCGAGTCCTCGGGAAATGAACTGCTGAAAGTCGTGTTCGGAGAGGCAGGTG from the Gemmatimonadota bacterium genome contains:
- a CDS encoding CehA/McbA family metallohydrolase is translated as MNLPKPGICALFVPITLLLLAGCGKEESEPPPSSPFRLHATLPSVVLAGVPVPLLVSAIDERGLPGPEWTGQAILRVDDPRAELTAPEAAAKPRKPAVLVTFHTPGIHRGTVTCDTGEAPASVGPVRVVASEEDLRARSGGAALRVYWGDAHGHSDIGDGVNPPRRYFWYAREIAHLNYTCLSEHDFQQFISRGLDTSPDGWDRIAAQARAARCDGFTTFLGWEWSSRVHGHRVIFFPDDRSRFVSYQEADTPAALAEALRGTGAFSVIAHPVGSRLTPTIQWDSVVGGFDRLIEIYSGHGTMDGDPDFRPTSDPAEGRTAVDALRRGLRLSFAAFSDTHLSTPGNPSPPPIRDATYPGGLTAVIAKSSGRADLFEALRDGRTYATSGERFLLDFRVGDRLPGETLSSKPGAKYPVRGFVAAEHALRRVELMAGGKPIRQFQADGHPEIDFAVEIGPLPDGTAVWLRGESVDGERFWVSPVWIADEMSESR